The Chitinophaga flava genome has a segment encoding these proteins:
- a CDS encoding DinB family protein, with protein sequence MALIKQIAKHFRDVHFGGNWTCVNLKDTLANVDWQQATTKVQDLNTIAVLTFHINYYVGVITRVLQGGPLDGHDKLSFDVPPITSEADWQQLVNKALSEAEVLAALIEALDEKKLFEDFTDAKYGNYYRNLMGVTEHTHYHLGQISLIRKMMSASNIV encoded by the coding sequence ATGGCTTTAATCAAACAAATTGCGAAACATTTCAGGGACGTTCATTTCGGGGGTAACTGGACCTGTGTCAATCTGAAGGATACCCTGGCAAATGTAGACTGGCAGCAGGCTACCACCAAAGTACAGGATTTGAATACCATTGCGGTACTAACGTTTCATATCAACTATTATGTGGGTGTTATTACCCGCGTGCTGCAGGGTGGGCCGCTGGATGGGCACGATAAGTTAAGTTTTGATGTACCCCCGATTACTTCGGAAGCCGATTGGCAACAGCTGGTCAATAAAGCTTTGTCCGAAGCGGAAGTACTGGCAGCATTGATAGAAGCGCTGGATGAAAAAAAACTGTTTGAAGATTTTACGGATGCTAAATATGGCAACTATTATCGGAACCTGATGGGCGTGACGGAGCATACACATTATCACCTCGGTCAGATTTCTCTGATCCGCAAAATGATGAGTGCATCCAATATCGTATAG
- a CDS encoding DUF7638 domain-containing protein, with protein MKVSATRVYRTKIIEGLSVPAVIHNGSYFFTDLDIYEDGRVEYWEIEDFEHFKQKMREGWIVTVIPDGSSISIHGLGSWPVTAGSWLFNKKSFVSHAESLIRTLNPRMENIYTYRKKTLNGIGFVESGKGTVYKENKRGPYDLFPEKINGNSENLFYQTTDGYYLVRLVLYPDHTVCLERLETPIQLSMQEFESLVSQGILLSEIPLHAKVHIYGLGSFVAGEADYSVDIDDKLAEIRDTLRQMSGAPSSIALCKQAYEAYIADPTAANKTLLQQHYEAVPEHQRMYVGDMDTKDTAVRMIIYGEDEIKGWSHYQLALHQGLPLPSIDIPTMKKDDEV; from the coding sequence ATGAAAGTAAGCGCTACAAGGGTATACCGGACGAAAATTATTGAAGGGCTGTCTGTTCCAGCTGTTATCCATAACGGCAGTTATTTTTTTACCGACCTGGATATCTATGAAGATGGCAGAGTAGAATACTGGGAGATAGAAGATTTTGAGCATTTTAAACAGAAAATGCGGGAGGGCTGGATTGTAACAGTCATCCCTGATGGCTCTTCCATCTCTATACATGGACTCGGCTCATGGCCGGTTACAGCTGGTTCCTGGCTCTTTAATAAAAAGAGTTTTGTATCTCATGCAGAGTCACTTATCCGAACCCTGAATCCCCGGATGGAAAATATTTACACCTACCGTAAAAAAACGCTGAACGGTATCGGTTTTGTAGAAAGTGGTAAAGGAACTGTTTACAAAGAAAACAAACGGGGACCTTATGATCTTTTCCCTGAAAAAATAAATGGCAACAGCGAAAACCTGTTCTATCAAACTACGGATGGATATTACCTGGTGCGCTTAGTGCTCTACCCCGATCATACCGTCTGTCTGGAAAGGCTGGAAACGCCTATCCAGCTGTCTATGCAGGAATTTGAATCATTGGTCAGTCAGGGTATATTGCTAAGTGAAATACCGTTGCATGCGAAAGTGCATATATATGGATTGGGCAGTTTCGTTGCCGGCGAGGCCGACTATAGTGTCGACATAGATGACAAGCTGGCTGAAATCAGGGACACTTTAAGGCAAATGAGCGGAGCGCCTTCTTCCATAGCCTTGTGCAAACAGGCGTATGAAGCCTATATTGCAGATCCCACTGCTGCTAATAAAACGTTACTCCAGCAGCACTATGAAGCTGTGCCCGAGCATCAGAGAATGTATGTGGGAGATATGGATACGAAAGATACCGCTGTCAGAATGATTATATACGGAGAAGATGAGATCAAGGGCTGGTCGCATTACCAGCTGGCATTACATCAGGGACTGCCCTTGCCTTCGATCGATATACCAACAATGAAGAAAGACGATGAAGTATAG
- a CDS encoding TetR/AcrR family transcriptional regulator, whose product MKKAAATRLNILQKAFELIYVKGYRTTSIDDIIATTQVTKGAFYYHFKNKDEMGLAIIHEIMKPSLTDSLIIPFQKEPDPLQAIYQSMHHLLLEDKLLKPEYGCPASNFTQEMSPWHTDFNNALDELVDQWKKTLIKAINDGKKNGYVRKDANAVQVSLFVISGYWGIRNFGKLENSRTVYLAYLKELKNYLDTLK is encoded by the coding sequence ATGAAAAAGGCAGCAGCAACCAGGCTCAACATATTACAAAAAGCATTTGAATTAATATACGTTAAAGGCTATCGGACTACGAGCATAGACGATATTATTGCCACTACACAGGTAACGAAAGGAGCCTTCTACTATCATTTCAAAAACAAGGATGAAATGGGGCTGGCCATTATCCATGAAATAATGAAACCCTCGCTCACTGACAGTTTGATAATACCTTTTCAAAAAGAACCTGATCCACTTCAGGCTATCTACCAATCGATGCATCATTTGCTGCTGGAAGACAAACTCCTTAAGCCAGAATATGGCTGTCCTGCTTCCAATTTCACCCAGGAGATGAGTCCCTGGCACACTGATTTTAATAATGCACTGGATGAACTGGTTGATCAATGGAAGAAAACACTGATCAAAGCTATCAATGATGGTAAAAAAAATGGCTATGTCCGTAAGGATGCAAATGCAGTACAGGTAAGCTTATTCGTTATATCCGGTTACTGGGGTATACGAAACTTCGGTAAACTGGAAAACAGCCGGACAGTGTACCTTGCCTATTTAAAAGAACTCAAAAATTACCTGGATACGCTGAAATAA
- a CDS encoding DUF3817 domain-containing protein, which produces MIHLLKSKIGRLRIIGILEGISLLVLIFIAVPMKYLLGNPECSRIMGPVHGALFLLFVFNTLSVGVEYEWKFRTTTWKVLLGCVIPFGTFYIDRKVLRNMEA; this is translated from the coding sequence ATGATACACTTACTTAAATCGAAAATCGGACGCCTCCGTATCATCGGCATATTGGAAGGCATTTCATTGCTGGTACTTATTTTTATTGCGGTACCTATGAAGTATTTACTGGGAAACCCGGAATGTTCCAGGATAATGGGCCCTGTTCACGGTGCTTTATTCCTGCTATTTGTATTCAATACCCTGAGTGTGGGAGTAGAATATGAATGGAAGTTCCGCACCACCACCTGGAAAGTATTACTGGGATGCGTGATTCCATTTGGCACCTTTTATATCGACAGAAAAGTATTGCGTAATATGGAAGCGTAA
- a CDS encoding Crp/Fnr family transcriptional regulator, whose protein sequence is MYEQLTKYIADRSRLKDEDLQLVLAAFKPLQVKKNALVARAGELSRRMFFVNKGCLRVYFIKPDGREVTRRFAFENSFSSSLTSFIGGTLLKESTQAVEPSELLYIDRLDFYDLVNTVPGWDLFYRHSLEYAYVTNTRRLEDFITLSARERYRLLLEENPEVVLRLPNKLVANYLNITQEALSRMKSEI, encoded by the coding sequence ATGTATGAACAGTTAACTAAATATATTGCAGACCGTAGCCGATTAAAGGACGAAGACCTACAGCTGGTGCTTGCTGCATTTAAACCTTTACAGGTGAAAAAAAATGCGCTGGTGGCAAGGGCTGGAGAGCTTTCCAGGCGTATGTTTTTTGTAAACAAGGGATGTCTGCGGGTGTATTTTATCAAACCGGATGGGAGAGAAGTTACACGACGCTTTGCTTTCGAAAATTCATTTTCCTCTTCACTGACCTCTTTTATCGGTGGTACTTTATTAAAAGAGTCTACGCAGGCCGTGGAGCCATCAGAGCTGTTGTATATTGATCGCCTTGATTTTTATGACCTGGTAAATACCGTACCTGGCTGGGATTTGTTTTACCGGCACAGTCTTGAATACGCCTATGTTACCAATACCCGTCGCCTGGAGGATTTTATCACCCTGAGTGCCCGCGAGCGGTACCGTTTGTTGCTGGAGGAGAACCCGGAAGTAGTTCTCCGCTTGCCCAATAAACTGGTAGCGAATTATCTGAACATAACCCAGGAAGCGCTTAGCAGAATGAAATCTGAGATCTGA
- a CDS encoding D-cysteine desulfhydrase family protein yields the protein MKKNYLEHKYQAYPLIGNPTGIHALSNLNRQLKDVQVYLKRDDVMDIGLGGNKLRKLEYLIQDAISQGADTLLTTGGVQSNHARLTAAAAARAGMHCELVLSQPVPIDTLNYNNNGNILLEQIMGVTVQIIPKGATVQTFLDARCAELIAQGRKPYVMPMGGSNPVGCLGYANCYLEIMEQSQQMNMEFSHILVPNGSSGTHAGLLAGQKFAAQAGPEIRSYAVLADEAQTKRTTLEKTIATANLLGYTEMIHDTEVFVNDAYRGEGYGIPTSSMWSALRLLAQTEGIFLDPVYSGKAFAGMLGDIEQQKFPKGSNILFIMTGGTAGLFAYQDLVG from the coding sequence TTGAAAAAGAATTATTTAGAACATAAATATCAGGCTTACCCACTGATCGGGAATCCAACAGGTATCCATGCTTTATCGAACCTGAACCGGCAATTAAAGGATGTACAGGTTTATCTGAAACGGGATGATGTGATGGATATAGGCCTGGGAGGCAATAAACTCCGGAAGTTGGAGTACCTTATTCAGGATGCCATCAGCCAGGGAGCAGATACGCTGCTGACTACAGGAGGGGTACAGTCCAACCATGCACGGCTTACGGCAGCGGCGGCGGCACGCGCCGGCATGCATTGTGAACTGGTGCTGTCTCAACCGGTGCCGATTGATACCCTGAACTACAACAACAATGGAAATATTTTATTAGAACAAATCATGGGCGTCACGGTGCAGATTATCCCCAAGGGCGCAACTGTGCAAACCTTCCTCGATGCGAGATGTGCAGAACTGATTGCTCAGGGCAGGAAACCCTATGTCATGCCCATGGGTGGCTCCAATCCCGTAGGTTGTCTGGGATATGCCAATTGTTATCTGGAGATCATGGAGCAGAGCCAGCAGATGAATATGGAATTCTCCCATATCCTGGTGCCCAATGGCAGTAGTGGTACCCATGCAGGGCTGCTGGCTGGTCAGAAGTTTGCAGCGCAGGCGGGCCCTGAAATTCGCTCCTATGCCGTATTAGCCGACGAAGCACAAACGAAAAGAACCACCCTCGAGAAAACAATCGCTACCGCTAACCTGCTGGGCTACACGGAGATGATTCATGATACTGAAGTGTTTGTTAATGATGCCTATCGGGGGGAAGGGTATGGTATTCCTACCTCATCCATGTGGAGCGCGTTAAGATTACTGGCCCAAACGGAAGGTATATTTCTGGACCCGGTATATAGCGGAAAAGCGTTTGCTGGCATGCTGGGAGATATCGAACAGCAAAAGTTCCCCAAGGGTAGTAATATACTGTTTATAATGACAGGCGGTACCGCCGGACTCTTTGCCTATCAGGATTTGGTTGGATGA
- a CDS encoding EndoS/ChiA family endoglycosidase: MKISNPVQAVTATALLLSSFFLMNACTKNLADTTLSKQAADAAKQVAVTTVTIADSNLLAYKKSPHEIYAGFYRFQGPCYGAAPNGSNFSQVPDSLDVLILFCFSPTSPIADSVPQWINALHAKGTKVIVTGNLDLAPGAPDNSTGYTITAQRIMDSIVNRYGFDGYDIDIESNPTGTTLTRMAGVYTALSKFLGPKSGTGKLLTFDTNQSGSNNLFRQVYSLVDYVWLQAYGRGASTLQSTWNTFSQYIKSTQFVPGFSFYEERGYPGNVWYDITYPVNGTGRAFDYARWEPTTGKKGGVFGYAIDRDAPLTSSTDNTLYTPTYIVSKKLIKIMNP; the protein is encoded by the coding sequence ATGAAAATTTCAAACCCTGTGCAAGCAGTAACTGCTACTGCATTACTGTTGTCATCTTTCTTTCTGATGAACGCCTGCACTAAAAACCTGGCTGACACCACCCTTTCGAAACAAGCTGCAGACGCGGCAAAACAAGTCGCCGTTACTACTGTGACCATTGCCGACAGCAACCTGCTCGCCTACAAAAAGAGCCCGCATGAAATCTATGCCGGCTTCTACCGCTTTCAGGGCCCATGTTATGGCGCCGCTCCCAATGGTTCCAATTTTTCACAGGTACCTGACAGCCTCGATGTGCTGATCCTATTCTGCTTCAGCCCCACTTCACCAATTGCAGACAGTGTTCCCCAATGGATCAACGCCTTACATGCCAAAGGAACCAAAGTGATTGTAACAGGCAACCTCGACCTGGCCCCCGGTGCCCCGGACAACAGTACCGGCTATACGATAACTGCCCAGCGGATCATGGACAGTATCGTTAACAGATATGGATTTGACGGCTATGATATTGACATTGAAAGTAACCCCACCGGCACTACGTTGACCAGAATGGCCGGGGTTTACACTGCCCTGTCAAAATTCCTGGGCCCCAAATCCGGCACCGGTAAACTGCTGACATTCGATACCAATCAGAGCGGCAGCAACAACCTGTTCAGACAAGTATACTCCCTGGTAGACTATGTATGGCTTCAGGCATATGGCCGCGGAGCCTCCACGCTGCAGTCAACCTGGAATACATTTTCTCAGTATATCAAGTCCACACAGTTTGTTCCCGGTTTCTCCTTCTACGAGGAAAGAGGATACCCCGGCAATGTATGGTATGATATAACCTATCCTGTAAACGGTACAGGCAGAGCTTTTGACTATGCAAGATGGGAACCTACCACCGGGAAAAAAGGCGGCGTATTCGGCTACGCGATAGACAGGGATGCACCACTGACCTCATCTACAGATAATACCCTTTATACGCCTACTTATATTGTGAGCAAGAAATTAATAAAAATTATGAATCCCTAG
- a CDS encoding helix-turn-helix transcriptional regulator: MQLLPSAILAPYIKSYTVITIDKDLDNEVFYPSGFVDLVINISSGAAATIINGRKKDTPAIELLGHLTLPTRLTVNKGTVVLIARIYPHASALFFPNPLSDFTNYATDLYDVFSKESSELYERLMQVPLIEQKIRVLEHYFLQQLRKHENRLKKVTVVQQLCSHLFSGEGNFNLPALAHYSGLSERYIQRLYLTNVGINPASFVAVVRFNKALQLVLNTQDSLTAIAYDCGYYDQAHFIKEFRKFTGITPSSARRSLTKNGQEFQQAVNIGF; encoded by the coding sequence ATGCAACTCTTGCCGTCTGCCATCTTAGCGCCATATATCAAAAGCTATACTGTCATCACTATTGATAAAGATCTTGACAACGAGGTGTTTTATCCGAGTGGATTTGTTGATCTGGTGATCAATATATCCAGCGGTGCTGCCGCCACTATCATCAATGGCAGAAAAAAAGATACCCCGGCAATAGAGTTGCTGGGGCATCTTACATTGCCTACGAGACTAACTGTCAATAAAGGTACTGTTGTGCTGATTGCGCGGATCTATCCGCATGCCAGCGCTTTATTCTTTCCCAATCCCCTCTCGGATTTCACCAACTATGCCACTGATCTGTACGATGTTTTTTCGAAAGAGAGCAGTGAGCTGTATGAGAGACTCATGCAGGTTCCGCTCATCGAACAAAAGATCAGGGTGCTGGAACATTACTTTCTGCAACAATTGAGAAAGCATGAAAACAGACTGAAGAAGGTAACGGTTGTTCAACAGCTTTGCAGCCATCTGTTTTCCGGGGAAGGTAACTTTAACCTGCCCGCTCTCGCTCACTATTCGGGCTTGTCTGAAAGATATATCCAAAGGCTCTACCTAACGAATGTTGGGATAAACCCCGCCTCCTTTGTGGCGGTAGTCCGGTTCAACAAAGCTTTACAACTTGTGCTCAACACACAGGACTCCCTTACTGCCATTGCTTATGATTGTGGATACTATGACCAGGCGCATTTCATCAAGGAGTTCAGAAAGTTTACGGGCATTACACCGTCATCAGCAAGGCGTTCACTAACGAAAAACGGGCAGGAGTTTCAACAGGCCGTCAACATAGGATTTTAG
- a CDS encoding Cif family virulence factor — MKRILMVSLLLEVTYLASAQSADQRLKEARKAIEASNAIYADLANKNDGSILTRYTDDACLFPPNAAPVCGKENMARFFKDGPKVHTRFIIQHLYGDGQTFVTEESYYEMTDMKGNKIDDGKVVVIWKKTKDGWKMHRDMFSSNHPSK, encoded by the coding sequence ATGAAAAGAATTCTTATGGTAAGTCTGTTATTGGAAGTGACATATCTGGCCAGCGCGCAATCTGCAGATCAGCGGCTGAAGGAGGCCAGGAAGGCCATTGAAGCCAGTAATGCTATTTATGCCGATCTGGCTAATAAAAACGATGGATCTATCCTCACCAGATATACCGACGATGCCTGCTTGTTTCCGCCCAATGCAGCACCTGTTTGCGGAAAAGAGAATATGGCCAGGTTCTTCAAAGATGGACCGAAGGTCCATACCAGATTCATAATACAGCATCTTTACGGTGACGGACAAACGTTCGTGACAGAAGAAAGCTATTATGAAATGACTGATATGAAAGGCAATAAAATTGACGACGGTAAAGTGGTGGTCATCTGGAAAAAAACAAAAGATGGCTGGAAGATGCACCGCGACATGTTTAGCAGCAATCATCCTTCAAAATAA